The stretch of DNA TATGCAGTCCGATATTTGCTAGATACCAAAATACTGGGATAGATCCTATATGGATATATCCAATATCAATGGCGACGTTTTTCGTCGTTGACAAAATTACTAATTCTCGTCGACAAATAACCTAACCAATAGTTCAAAATGCCCCTCCCACGAGTCCCACCCCAACACTTAATTGGAAATGTGACAATTTAATTCGataataaacaaacaaacaaatcgacaaacaaaataattaaactaTTCGAATTACGGAGTAacaaactaataataataataatactgatGAGGTGGTTTCATGTATGACCCTCACCCTTTCTATGAATCATTCGATTAGTTTAACGTTGTTTCGGTTAGTAAATTACTGTTTCGATTAAATTGTTGTAATTTGATTTTTGTTGTTAGTTTTGATTAACAATTCACTTTTTCAATTATGTGAGTAGTTTCGATCTTAGTTGTTAGTTTTGATTAGTTGTTAGTTGTTAgtttaattgaattgttttagTGGAAGGGGTGTTTTGGGACCTCGGTTAAAATTGTCAAATACATAGCCATTTGGACCCGTTTCTCGGCTGACGGGAGCTGAATTGAACCAAATGAAACTAAGCTGAACTAAATTGAAGGGagttaaaataataattaatttatgaagaaatgaactgaattgaactgaatgaaactGAAATTAATATAGctgaactaaactaaaataaGCTGAAATTAAGCCATAAAGAACGAGCCTTGGTACCCAATATTCCAACCCATCCTCTACCCCATAATTGACCCTGTCTGCTAAAGgtcgtcgacaatttactaattatcgtcgacaattttaatgaacttccaaaactacccctccctcacacccccttatattttttccgtcttgttttgttttcgtaaaaaaataattaataattactaataaaccccgttcggggatagttcgttttattttaattttttaatttattgaaaaatatttttgtctggaccatggtctggacgaaaattttctttgtccggaccttggtctagacgaaaatgtttttcgtccggattttttttttttttttttttttgaaaaaaaaaatcattttctgacttagattaatttttggtgcggtaatcgataatcgctaagttctcgttcatgttgttaattacaaatcccgcttttttttttttttttgaaaaaccgtcttttttttttgtttgaaagattttagTGAGCcgttagtgagacggaaattgacttgtgttttagtgagacgaaaattgcattttagtgagacggaaatggagttatgttatggagggcaaacttggaaatttacattaaatgtcgacgataattagtaaattgtcgacgacATATAGCAGGACCCTAATTGACAAGTAGAATTGGGCCTTACCATCCAACACCAAACCCCGAACCCACAAGCCCAATCCCTTGTCAAGTAATCCATCTACCCGCCGCTCTATCATCACCGAATATTCCACATCCCAAATCCTCAAACAACAACTAACCTTAACCCTAAATATCCACGCGCAAATCACGTGACCTCTAGAAAACACAACCTATCCATAAATTTCATAAACTCCACACCTCACAACCGTCGGATCATACTCCACGTCACCGATCCACACCCCCACGTCACCGATCCACACCATTCCCACAAACCAACGGTTCAGATCACTCCAAGCCCAAAGGTTTGCTTCGCTACTGAACGAACCAACCAAACTCTCCTTCTCCCTTCCCTCTTTTCTCTCTCTTCCCCTGTTTCCCCAATTTCCCCCAAaacaaaaccctagaaatttccaGAAATTCCAATTAAATCAATTTCACCATGAAAACTGTTGACGACGAGAGAGAAATCGAATTGAAGAAGAAGTCTGCCATGAACGGTCATAAGGAAGAGCACGAGGTTGTTGATGTTGCCGATGATGACGAGGAGGACGCCGAAGAAGCTGTTGATCAAGGTGATGATGCTGATGAAGATGATGACGATGAAgaaggtggtgatgatgatgaagatgatgatgaggacggtgATGGTGTGCAGGAAGGTGTACCGTCTTCTGATGTTCCTTCGGTTCAAGAcgttgatgatgaagatgatgatggtgacgacgatgatgaggacggtgacgacgacgatgatgacgatgatgacgacgatgacgatgatgaagaggtATAAATTAATTCACGTTTTTACTTTATGTTAATTTTTAACTGCaatttttactttgattttatcTAATTTTAAATTCATGCCTTAAAAATAACCAGATCTGTTAATTTTTTCTTGTTATCCTTATTACTTTACTGTTACTGTAGTTATCGTTATTTTTTAGTCGTTGAAATCTTTAGATCTGTTTAATTCAGCTGtgttcatgttttttttttatccaGTTAATTGTTTTTTgtgattatttttattttttcttgtTGTTAGATGATGATTTTTGTGTTGTGTTATGCTAGTTTGTGTTGGAGTCTAATTTATGCGAGCCGATGTTGTAGATTTGTAGTTATATGGAGTAGATCTGAAGATTTATTGGTAAAATTGTTTTACTTGTTTAATTTTTACACAAGTCTAGAGTTTTACACTTCCGTTTTGTCATAGTTTTACGTTAGTCTTGTTGAAAAGATCGTCTCGTGTGAGAATTAGTAATATTGAGTGACCGTCTCACTTGAGAATTTGTGATGTTTCCTACAAAGTTGATAAAATCTTTATTTCAGATctcttctctctctagttttattAATGGTGGGTTTCTATTGTTGTGTACTTTCGATTAAGATATGTCCTGGAGACAATTTCTGAAGTCTGGAAGGGTGTTTttgcaaaataaattaaaattctttgattttattattattattacacaaattcttgtttgtgacggcacatatccgtcactcttgagtgacggataccattttacctcttaaagtacccactttttctctctctgtaacactattcatgtggtcccctttctccactaacccattttgttaccattttaactcacaaaatatccgccacaaatggtaacccgtcacaagggagaccaattgttattattattgttatctttTTCCTGGAAAGGTGTTTTTGTTTGGAAATCTGAGAAATTGGTGAAACATGATTTTTGTTAATTACTGGGGAGTATGTTGCATTTGATGAAATAGGGATCGTACAAAAAAGTATAATGGTGTTAGATATCGTATTACAATACTCGGTAGTAGTGTTTGTGGGTGTTAGATCTGGTGTAATGTGTTCGTTGTTGGCCTTGTGGGGATGATGGGGGGAGAAGCGGTTTCCAAGTCAATAGGGGTGGCGACCAATTCATGATGGATGTTGAATTCATCATAGGATGGATCCATTTTCCTCCAAATCAATCTTAGTATCCAAACAAGAGAGGTCAAATATCCATTTCCTACTTATTTTTCTTCCAAATCCCATGAAAAGGCATATCTTCTAATGTCAAATACACATATTGTTGTACTTCCTGTCTTAGTAGCTAGTCTTGTACACTAACAGCTAAATTAATTCACACTAATTTGATAaacatgtaattttattttaaaatctGACATTTTTTTGGAATATTGATAACATATACTcctctaatcatttgtttacctttgattaaaatacccctcacaatgaacataaaaggtaaacaaatgacggaCGTGGAAAGAGTACTTGTGTAACTCAATTACACGGAAATATTTGAAGGGAAATTGTATTcaaacacccacatcccatttcccctccccttcccttctctccctttcccttccctccttccccctcccctctctttccctccacttttgctatccaaacacacccttagggtgTGGTCGATAGTgtgattaaatgataatctacgGTTGGGAAAAGTGTATTTGCAATTGTGACATGTGGATCACTGTCCAATTATGTGTATCACCAACCCTCTGATTCTGAATGTACAGGAACCCAACACTGAGTATCTCGTCCGCCCCGTCGGCCGTGCTGAAGATGAGGTTGATGCATCCGACTTTGAACCAGATGAGAATGGTGAAGATGAAGACACTGATgtagatgaagatgatgaggatgatgacaaCGATGAGGCACCACCAAAGCGCAAGCGCCCAAGCAAAGATGATTCTGGTGATGAcgatggagatgatgatgatgatgatgagagacCATCAAAGCGGTAGTGGGCTTGAGCCCTGTACCGCTTAAGCTTGGTGGTTTTGGTCAAACCATATACCTCTGTTTCTGTCGTTGACATAAATGGGTATGGTGGTTATATCTTTTACCTGTGTAATATCATCATACTGAGTTACTGACCATTTTAGTTGATGGTGGAGTTTATGTTTTTAAGTAGGGGAATCGTAGCTTTCAATACATGTTATGAACTCGGTTAGACGGTTAGAGAACCTGTAGTATTTGATTTACTGTTTCAAGTAGTGTTTATCAAATCTTAGACTTGTTTACTTCAACCGCGTCGTTGATGTTTAGTTTTACCATatagtttactttttttttaactAAATCTCCACCTTTTCAAATTCAGACCATACCTACTTTAACCCGCAAGTCATTTTGGGCCTGGCCGCCTATCCAATGTTTTGGATCTGGGTTCTTTGAACTGACACCAACATAGGCACGCATATAAAGGATGCTTACCTATGCTCCACCCGATTACTCGTGTATGGAAGTGTAAAAACTTGATTTAAAATACAATATAATTGGTAAGGATTCGAACTTTTGACGTATTGTCCATACCAATATAATTATTACGGGTAGAATAATATACATCTTTCTTAGTAAGACAAATTACTAAAAAAACAAAATTCCATGTTAAAGTCCACGTCGTGGGATAATTTTGGTTGATATTTATTCCTCGTGTGGCAGAAAGCAAGCCACGCATAAAATTGTTTTTACGAAAAATGAGAAGAATAATGCTACGTGTAAAATTGTTATTCCATCACCTTCTCATAAAATgttaattaaaatatattttattgGTTATTTTTTGTGAATATATTTTTTTGGTTTATCTATACGCAATTCCAACTTATTTTATGCAAGTACATGACGTGATAAGGTTGGTTTGTTTGATATGTGGCAGAGAATGAGCAAATGGGCTTACTATGAAGAGGTTACCGTATGTTGGGTTGGGCCAGATACTTATGCAACATCATTGTTCATTGGAAAACGGACAGCCCACTGCTGCCAGTACTCGAAAGTCTAGGATCCAGCTTCATAAATAAACTCGTACTGTTGTGGCAAATTGGCAAATGGCAATGCGGTAGAGCTGGCAAAAGCTAACCTGAATCACTGCTAATTGGCCCCGAGACAAACATTTGttaattaatataatgaattggaATGGATTCAATCCCGGCACAAGGTTAAACGAATAACCGGCAACAATCCTATCTTTGCAACTTAACTTGAACTAATTGAAATTGATCAAAGATGACGGCAGACGCATGAACCATACTCAACTCGATCAATGATTAGACATTGAATTAGCCTGATAATGGTCTAGACATATAGAATTGTATTTAGCATAATTGTGGTAATACCAAACTATAGTAATGTACTtaaaaaatagtttaaacatGAAATTGTCAGCCCAAATTTGGAAACACAAAACAAATATGTCGAGAACTGACCCGGTCTAATTTC from Silene latifolia isolate original U9 population chromosome 10, ASM4854445v1, whole genome shotgun sequence encodes:
- the LOC141606340 gene encoding uncharacterized protein LOC141606340, translating into MKTVDDEREIELKKKSAMNGHKEEHEVVDVADDDEEDAEEAVDQGDDADEDDDDEEGGDDDEDDDEDGDGVQEGVPSSDVPSVQDVDDEDDDGDDDDEDGDDDDDDDDDDDDDDEEEPNTEYLVRPVGRAEDEVDASDFEPDENGEDEDTDVDEDDEDDDNDEAPPKRKRPSKDDSGDDDGDDDDDDERPSKR